One stretch of Schizosaccharomyces pombe strain 972h- genome assembly, chromosome: III DNA includes these proteins:
- the dfp1 gene encoding Hsk1-Dfp1 kinase complex regulatory subunit Dfp1 yields the protein MNLGRCPLAPRSANIVLPKHDAVSKQKEYRIEEKTNEAQREEIITWKDNREDEGEVKTDFEVVNNENIITTTPKHQTVITPKSYRKSVKRIKHDAPQNEDIPVMKGLAPINADTESKAESMAAGKVLGSKNSSQKARLQEWKRQYKKAFPHFRFYLDGCDPSVAHRVKKQIQQLGGHVETFFSGNVTHVATVRAIQDVSVKYAKQDVITKARQLNMKIWSMEKLCNRVLKTLMENDQCTTNAPTKQGNDLSYLLYVEKVQGTNERDLSVPRQDFVHFRGPYLYVHDIANIYKPILLREWQKPLPDRDVPWPTFRATSIGRCPFVPETKYRLSTSKSLVAKNDQQLLQRQSQEPSLILRANSMKASLPDISNTGISGMNTNTTYNTNINNTPQTAISGITQDTSPSIRTNCHHCLDDGMQASGIVQSNLTSAAMSNNSAIRSGSAASVPVVTINGRDIAELKKRIIQQKSGMIGKDYSYKAMLHNTSQRKIRVDAKPGYCENCREKFDNFESHIRSSRHRRFAENNDNFKDLDELFALVQRPLRPD from the coding sequence ATGAACCTAGGAAGATGTCCTCTAGCTCCTCGATCTGCGAATATAGTACTCCCGAAACATGATGCCGTATCCAAACAAAAGGAATATCGAATTGAGGAAAAGACAAACGAAGCACAAAGGGAGGAAATTATAACTTGGAAAGACAACAGGGAAGATGAAGGAGAAGTGAAAACCGATTTTGAGGTTGTTAATAACGAAAATATTATCACAACCACCCCTAAACATCAAACTGTTATTACCCCTAAATCATATCGCAAGTCCGTAAAACGGATTAAACATGATGCTCCTCAAAATGAGGATATTCCTGTCATGAAGGGGCTGGCCCCCATTAATGCTGATACTGAGTCGAAGGCGGAATCCATGGCAGCTGGGAAAGTTTTGGGATCTAAGAATTCCTCTCAAAAGGCTCGGTTACAGGAATGGAAAAGACAGTACAAGAAGGCATTTCCTCATTTCCGTTTTTATTTGGATGGATGCGACCCAAGTGTTGCTCATCGAgtgaaaaaacaaattcagCAATTGGGTGGACATGTTGAGACGTTCTTCTCAGGAAATGTTACTCATGTTGCAACAGTTCGGGCTATCCAAGATGTTTCGGTTAAGTATGCTAAACAGGATGTAATCACTAAGGCTAGGCAACTGAACATGAAGATTTGGTCTATGGAAAAGCTTTGCAACCGCGtgttaaaaactttaatgGAGAATGATCAATGCACAACCAACGCACCCACCAAACAGGGGAATGACTTGAGTTATTTGCTTTACGTAGAAAAGGTGCAAGGAACGAACGAACGCGATTTATCTGTTCCTAGACAGGACTTTGTGCATTTTCGTGGACCCTACCTTTACGTGCATGACATAGCTAACATTTACAAACCTATACTCTTACGTGAATGGCAAAAACCGCTTCCCGACAGGGACGTTCCTTGGCCGACCTTTCGTGCTACTAGTATTGGCCGGTGTCCATTTGTACCTGAAACAAAGTATCGTCTCAGTACTTCCAAGTCCTTGGTTGCTAAAAATGACCAGCAATTATTGCAACGACAGAGTCAAGAACCATCGCTGATTCTTCGTGCGAATTCGATGAAAGCTTCCTTGCCTGATATATCCAACACCGGGATCTCTGGAATGAACACAAATACCACTTATAACACCAATATCAACAACACCCCTCAAACTGCCATTTCTGGAATTACCCAAGATACATCCCCTTCTATAAGGACAAATTGTCATCACTGTTTGGATGACGGTATGCAAGCATCGGGTATAGTACAGTCAAACTTGACTTCTGCTGCAATGTCCAATAATTCTGCTATTCGCTCCGGTAGTGCTGCTAGTGTTCCGGTGGTAACAATTAATGGGAGAGATATCGCAGAGTTGAAAAAGCGTATTATTCAGCAAAAGTCTGGCATGATTGGCAAGGACTACTCTTATAAAGCGATGCTTCACAACACGAGTCAACGGAAAATTCGTGTAGATGCGAAACCTGGCTATTGTGAAAATTGTCGGGAgaaatttgataattttgaatCTCATATCCGCAGCAGTAGGCATCGAAGGTTTGCCGAGAATAACGATAATTTTAAAGACCTTGATGAACTGTTTGCCCTTGTTCAACGTCCCTTAAGGCCAGATTGA
- the vgl1 gene encoding vigilin, which produces MEHLSNLEQPTTMDSYDFQKLTNDENLQGTESQVPSGSKSASTNGLLSAASSAAGSSFGLTPSAILQQKHENAQQGKKQNNSKSFSKKPAIDVHSEDAFPTLLSKTGPSKPRIVSWVRKTASNTSVAGSDSVSRDKIPFSASSRASSTKSTLSSVKETDFVTETLILSPDNQAPRMSFVGKPNSVAEIVRTVMHQTSTRINVSTASKTKNTTFLIQGKTSAVKAARRQILKLIGRRETKTMPCPVFVVGAIIGTNGQNLKSIMDRTSTRIQIPKRNNTANESSDDAKKPEKEENSAASTLDDLEPQYEMTTITIEGDFEGVELAQKDIEAIINERTSNTTVRISHISTELYSLLRGPDGKNIKELEEGRDLKVQIPFAYLDPSAPVNPIVLSGEKSAVRECALYLQGQAEELLRTTIPTMLPIPRRQHRFINGEKGVGIQDILRKSGCSVILPPINGDSDVVSVRGPALNISEGIRLTLERANSTIVDAVNITTAYASSKNPFDIASIVARLFLRSRKLIPLEEECAVQYHLPKREELQSNSNKTVIIEISGKSQEAVREGRAKLLALVNQFPESKFYKVTIDPLLQRYVIGSKGKNLQKLRNEHQVELLVGEYGEEDPDVIVCYIGADDGKSPDQIQKELADLAESVKSSAEASAKIVSEIIQVPSVYHKHIVGPKGTTLNAIIGKSEENVIVQLGKVSYRPDSTDDDVYIRGFSKDVERVVSEIKQVVRDAKNHEILHSHVEEFDFPAQYSKNVIGKNGSNVSSLREDLGVQINVEEGHIRIQGIKKNVEETAARIKSQIEALIDDTILRVNIPNDFHRQLIGSNGKYVRRLEEKFSVRVRFPREDDSSNSTGNELMKPTSPDEVVIRGGKKSVAAAKQELLELYEYEKSIAYTSTIDIPSKAVSRVVGRNGSTVENIRTQFDVKIDIGDVSTEETTPVSVRGAKADVENAIKEISAIAEEVKNLVEKVIKIDREYHRYLIGPNGSKLQNTIKECGGSTDKTETARLISFSNGNSEEERNSVVLRGDKEIVEALETRLLEIVEELKNQVEEKIEVPQRCISSIIGRMGSTRRDIERKTSTMLNIPNVLDPEETVTITIVGSPENCEKAKEMIQEKVASQYTQMITVPDTVYESIMKGILMKKLRSDLKVFVDTPEIKPVQPTEVVLEDHEDGVFPWKLVTHDYTGSSSSEWAVRGHKENVEKAIASLEKSIKQVMENCIAYLGIPTNLHRRIIGSGGSIINKIRKIAQVKIDVPRTPGDEIVVVQGSRAGVVKAKDLIFERLQENQNQE; this is translated from the coding sequence ATGGAACATCTCTCTAATCTTGAGCAACCAACAACGATGGACTCATATGATTTTCAGAAACTGACTAACGATGAAAACTTGCAAGGAACTGAATCTCAGGTTCCTTCTGGTAGCAAAAGTGCCAGCACAAATGGACTATTAAGCGCTGCTTCATCTGCTGCTGGTTCCTCGTTTGGATTGACTCCTTCTGCTATATTACAGCAAAAGCATGAAAATGCTCAGCAAGGAAAGAAGCAAAACAATTCGAAatcattttccaaaaaaccTGCCATTGACGTCCATTCTGAGGATGCATTTCCTACACTTCTTTCTAAAACTGGTCCCAGCAAGCCAAGGATTGTTTCGTGGGTCAGAAAGACAGCTTCCAATACTAGCGTTGCTGGTTCTGATTCAGTTTCCAGAGACAAGATTCCGTTCTCTGCTAGCTCTCGTGCATCTTCTACAAAATCAACTCTTTCTTCGGTAAAAGAAACTGATTTTGTTACGGAAACTTTGATTTTAAGCCCTGATAATCAAGCTCCTCGTATGTCTTTCGTGGGAAAGCCTAATTCTGTTGCTGAAATTGTTCGTACTGTCATGCATCAGACCTCTACACGTATTAATGTTTCTACTGCATCAAAAACTAAGAATACCACGTTTTTAATTCAAGGAAAGACTTCTGCTGTCAAAGCGGCTAGACgccaaattttgaaattgattgGTCGTCGTGAAACGAAAACTATGCCCTGTCCTGTTTTTGTTGTTGGGGCTATAATTGGTACTAATGGACAAAACTTAAAGTCTATTATGGATCGCACTTCAACACGCATTCAAATTCCCAAGCGTAACAACACCGCAAACGAGTCCTCTGATGATGCCAAGAAACCTGAAAAGGAGGAAAATTCAGCTGCTTCTACCCTCGACGATTTGGAACCCCAATATGAAATGACTACGATTACTATTGAGGGCGATTTCGAAGGTGTTGAACTTGCCCAAAAGGATATTGAAGCTATCATCAACGAAAGAACCAGTAACACTACTGTTCGTATCAGTCACATTTCTACTGAGTTATACAGTCTTCTTAGGGGCCCAGACggtaaaaatattaaagagCTTGAAGAGGGTAGGGATTTGAAGGTTCAAATTCCTTTTGCATATTTAGATCCTTCTGCCCCTGTCAATCCCATTGTTTTGTCTGGTGAAAAATCAGCTGTACGCGAATGTGCTTTGTATCTTCAAGGTCAAGCTGAGGAACTTCTTCGTACTACCATCCCCACAATGCTACCTATTCCTCGTCGTCAACACCGTTTCATTAACGGAGAGAAGGGGGTTGGTATCCAGGATATTTTGAGAAAATCCGGATGTTCCGTCATTTTGCCTCCTATTAATGGCGATTCTGATGTCGTTAGTGTCCGTGGCCCTGCCTTAAACATCAGTGAAGGTATCCGTTTAACTCTTGAACGTGCAAACTCTACTATTGTTGACGCTGTAAATATCACAACAGCATATGCATCCTCTAAAAACCCCTTTGATATTGCTAGCATAGTAGCTCGTTTGTTCCTTCGTTCGAGGAAATTGATTCCattagaagaagaatgtGCCGTACAATATCACTTACCAAAGCGTGAGGAGCTTCAGTCAAATTCCAATAAAACAGTCATAATTGAGATTTCTGGTAAATCACAGGAAGCTGTCCGTGAGGGACGTGCTAAACTTCTCGCCCTTGTTAATCAATTTCCGGAGAGCAAGTTTTACAAGGTAACAATTGATCCGCTTCTTCAAAGATATGTTATTGGTTCCAAGGGTAAGAATCTCCAGAAGCTCAGAAATGAGCATCAGGTAGAGCTTTTGGTGGGAGAATACGGTGAAGAAGATCCTGATGTCATTGTCTGTTATATTGGAGCTGATGATGGAAAGTCGCCTGACCAAATTCAGAAAGAACTCGCTGATTTGGCCGAGTCAGTTAAGTCATCAGCTGAAGCATCTGCTAAAATTGTGTCTGAAATAATCCAGGTTCCCTCCGTGTACCACAAGCATATTGTTGGTCCCAAAGGCACTACGCTGAACGCTATAATTGGTAAATCTGAAGAAAATGTAATCGTCCAACTTGGTAAAGTGTCGTATCGTCCGGATTCTACGGACGATGATGTCTATATCCGTGGTTTTTCCAAAGATGTCGAACGCGTTGTTAGTGAAATTAAACAAGTTGTTCGTGATGCCAAGAACCACGAAATCCTTCATTCTCATGTCGAAGAGTTCGATTTCCCTGCTCAATACTCTAAGAACGTTATTGGCAAGAACGGTAGTAATGTTTCTTCTCTGCGTGAAGACCTTGGTGTACAAATCAACGTAGAAGAGGGCCATATTCGAATCCAAGgtataaagaaaaacgtTGAAGAAACAGCTGCACGTATTAAGTCCCAAATTGAAGCACTTATTGATGACACTATTTTACGAGTTAACATTCCCAATGACTTTCACCGTCAATTAATCGGTTCTAATGGGAAATACGTTCGTCGTTTGGAGGAAAAATTCTCGGTTCGCGTTCGTTTTCCACGTGAAGACGATTCTTCCAATTCTACCGGTAATGAGCTGATGAAACCGACCTCTCCTGACGAAGTTGTTATTCGTGGTGGTAAAAAATCTGTAGCTGCAGCCAAGCAAGAGCTCTTGGAGCTTTACGAGTATGAAAAATCGATTGCTTATACTTCGACGATTGACATCCCTTCAAAGGCGGTTTCACGGGTCGTTGGTCGTAACGGTTCTACTGTGGAAAACATCAGAACTCAATTTGATGTTAAAATAGACATAGGTGACGTTTCAACTGAAGAAACTACACCCGTATCGGTACGTGGTGCTAAGGCTGATGTCGAAAATGCCATTAAAGAGATTTCAGCCATTGCAGAGGAAGTCAAGAATCTTGTCGAGAAAGTTATAAAAATTGATCGTGAGTATCATCGCTACTTAATTGGACCCAACGGAAGCAAACTGCAAAATACCATCAAAGAGTGCGGTGGATCAACTGATAAAACCGAGACTGCTCGTCTGATTAGTTTCTCCAATGGAAATTCCGAAGAGGAGAGGAATTCTGTTGTATTGAGAGGCGACAAGGAAATCGTTGAAGCCCTTGAGACCCGATTATTGGAGATAGTTGAAGAGCTGAAGAACCAAGTCGAAGAGAAGATTGAAGTCCCGCAGAGATGTATAAGCTCAATCATTGGAAGAATGGGCTCCACTCGTCGTGACATCGAAAGGAAAACGTCTACCATGCTCAACATCCCGAATGTTCTTGACCCTGAAGAGACTGTCACTATTACAATCGTCGGAAGTCCGGAGAATTGTGAAAAAGCCAAGGAAATGATTCAAGAGAAGGTTGCCAGTCAATATACCCAGATGATTACAGTTCCCGATACGGTCTATGAAAGTATAATGAAAGgtattttaatgaaaaagctTCGATCCGATCTCAAAGTGTTTGTTGATACCCCCGAGATCAAGCCTGTACAACCCACGGAGGTTGTTCTTGAAGACCACGAGGATGGCGTTTTCCCTTGGAAACTGGTAACTCACGACTACACTggttcttcttcatctgaGTGGGCTGTTCGAGGACATAAggaaaatgttgaaaaggCTATCGCTTCATTGGAAAAATCTATCAAGCAAGTTATGGAAAATTGTATTGCTTACTTGGGTATCCCAACGAACTTGCACCGTCGTATAATCGGTTCTGGTGGCTCTATTATTAATAAGATCCGAAAGATCGCCCAAGTTAAAATTGATGTTCCTCGTACTCCAGGCGATGAAATTGTAGTAGTCCAAGGAAGTCGAGCTGGCGTTGTCAAGGCTAAAGATCTGATTTTCGAGAGACTTCAAGAAAACCAAAATCAAGAGTAA
- the rei1 gene encoding ribosome biogenesis protein — MSTSFACTTCTVAFNNAESQKIHWKSDWHHYNLKRKVASLPPLSAEVFAGKILSIQKQNEEVQKKAEFYQNCEVCNKKFYSEGAYSSHMASKKHRDNLSKFQRNSRIKKLQSEDASSIASSTLSMGEPVVDSEIEEEEDLASQLTSRAISLSNLSLHGRESEPSKTELATSIPQSNEASKSHLFTQEPTPEEIEAELARRSSQRLSPRDCLFCAASFSSFDTCKKHMKASHSLYIPEREYLVDEPSLFDYLAEKISIGFTCLTCNREFKSLEAVRAHMQQKGHTSIAYDTEDEQLELSDFYDFTTSYPDYAVKQDETVVEEDGSSGEGDWEDVSDDSDNSSLDSLEMGRVPIADEYELHLPSGNRVGHRSLSRYFRQNLHSSSTAVGDGASIHQNVARRAMSGNARAYRQAVETSIAGVRDGRKNYSASHIKSFQDQRRREEFANKMGIKNNTKKHFRDALLQ; from the coding sequence ATGTCGACTTCTTTTGCTTGCACGACTTGTACTGTGGCTTTCAATAATGCAGAATCACAGAAAATACATTGGAAGTCTGACTGGCATCATTATAATCTGAAGAGAAAGGTTGCTAGCTTGCCGCCGTTGAGTGCTGAGGTGTTTGCTGGAAAGATTTTGTCCATTCAAAAGCAGAACGAGGAAGTCCAGAAAAAAGCagaattttatcaaaactGTGAAGTatgtaataaaaagttttattcaGAAGGCGCCTATTCATCACATATGGCTTCGAAGAAGCATCGCGATAACTTGAGcaaatttcaaagaaacAGCCGTATTAAGAAACTTCAAAGTGAAGATGCAAGTAGTATTGCTTCTTCAACCTTGTCAATGGGTGAACCTGTAGTTGATAGCGAAAttgaggaagaagaagatttaGCTTCACAACTGACATCAAGGGCGATATCCCTTTCCAACTTATCTCTTCATGGTCGAGAAAGTGAACCCTCTAAAACTGAATTGGCTACTTCCATACCTCAATCGAACGAAGCTTCCAAGTCTCATCTATTTACACAAGAACCAACTcctgaagaaattgaagctGAACTTGCTCGTCGAAGTAGTCAACGTCTTTCACCAAGAGATTGCCTGTTTTGCGCAgcctctttttcttcatttgatACATGCAAGAAGCATATGAAGGCTTCTCATAGCTTGTACATTCCTGAGCGGGAATATTTGGTAGATGAACCAAGTCTATTCGATTATTTAGCAGAGAAAATTTCTATCGGCTTTACTTGCCTTACCTGCAATCGTGAATTTAAATCACTAGAAGCTGTTCGTGCCCATATGCAGCAAAAGGGGCATACCTCTATTGCCTATGATACAGAAGATGAACAGCTTGAACTCTCTgatttttatgattttacTACATCGTATCCTGACTATGCAGTAAAGCAAGACGAAACTGTCGTAGAAGAAGATGGAAGCTCTGGTGAAGGAGACTGGGAAGATGTTTCTGATGATTCAGATAACTCCAGCTTAGATAGTCTTGAAATGGGTCGTGTACCCATTGCTGACGAATATGAACTTCATTTACCCTCTGGTAATCGTGTGGGCCATCGTTCGTTATCTCGCTACTTCCGCCAAAATCTTCACTCTAGTTCTACCGCTGTAGGAGATGGTGCTTCTATTCATCAGAACGTCGCCAGACGTGCGATGAGTGGTAATGCCCGAGCTTATAGACAAGCTGTTGAAACAAGTATAGCTGGTGTTCGCGATGGCCGTAAGAATTATAGTGCCTCTCATATCAAATCATTCCAAGaccaaagaagaagagagGAATTTGCTAACAAGATGGGTATTAAGAATAACACAAAAAAGCATTTCCGCGATGCGCTTCTTCAATAG